The Micromonospora krabiensis genome window below encodes:
- a CDS encoding phage holin family protein yields MSDATGEPRHDGWAGNMTGQFAQEVGGIVRDELRAARDHVIGAVRPAGLGVALLATAGGCLVLGAGAASTTVLRMLETFLPRRLATAGLTAGYLAGALVLGRLGLQQLRAAGGASAWLADEVSDMVSTTANRVVPAGAEAARDAVNRQG; encoded by the coding sequence ATGAGCGACGCGACGGGAGAGCCGCGCCACGACGGGTGGGCCGGCAACATGACCGGACAGTTCGCCCAGGAGGTGGGCGGCATCGTCCGCGATGAGCTGCGGGCCGCCCGGGACCACGTGATCGGTGCCGTACGCCCGGCCGGCCTGGGCGTCGCCCTGCTGGCCACCGCGGGCGGCTGCCTGGTGCTCGGCGCGGGCGCCGCCTCGACCACCGTGCTGCGGATGCTGGAGACGTTTCTGCCGCGCCGGCTGGCGACGGCCGGCCTCACCGCCGGCTACCTCGCCGGGGCCCTGGTGCTCGGCCGGCTGGGGCTCCAGCAGCTGCGTGCGGCCGGTGGCGCCTCGGCCTGGCTCGCCGACGAGGTGAGCGACATGGTGTCGACCACCGCGAACCGGGTGGTGCCGGCCGGGGCCGAGGCGGCCCGCGACGCGGTCAACCGACAGGGCTGA
- a CDS encoding metallophosphoesterase gives MRVPASGGEVGGAVKRHAAHWARRGLTVLAVIVVAFAGVTGGTLLAGRVTADVGPLTVRLQLSPSTDGGSQISVPPLGSLFLDTHSGPARLTASLDSLDQKRAQALIGAPEGLAAAGASAPDDIRDALIRLGLRTVAASVLGTMLLAALTFRSTRRTAWAGTLALAITGGALGAAALTVRPGAIAEPRYEGLLVNAPTLIGDARRISDDYTRYADQLQRLVGNVGKLYSTMSDLPVYEASPDTTRVLHVSDLHLNPAAWPVIRTVVEQFDIDLVIDTGDITDWGSEPETAYVSTIRQLKVPYVYIRGNHDSARTAAAVAGQPNAVVLDNTITDVAGIRIAGIGDPRFTPDKQETDAGPWAEGATSPAAAGQRLADTVRAAGGPVDIALVHDPASAEPLAGAVPLVLAGHTHQRDVRMLPAPDGEPATRLAVQGSSGGAGLRGLEHEEPTPLAMSVLYFGPDHRLEAYDDIRVGGTGLAQVSLDRRVLDAVPPPEAAGAGAGEVPAATPSPAAAEPRPVEPTR, from the coding sequence ATGCGTGTTCCGGCCTCCGGGGGAGAGGTGGGGGGAGCCGTGAAGCGTCACGCCGCCCACTGGGCGCGGCGCGGACTGACCGTCCTCGCCGTGATCGTGGTGGCCTTCGCCGGGGTCACCGGCGGCACCCTGCTCGCCGGGCGGGTGACCGCGGACGTGGGACCGCTGACCGTGCGGTTGCAGCTCAGCCCCTCCACCGACGGCGGCAGCCAGATCTCGGTGCCGCCGCTGGGGTCGCTCTTCCTCGACACCCACTCCGGCCCCGCGCGGCTGACCGCCAGCCTCGACTCGCTCGACCAGAAGCGCGCCCAGGCGCTCATCGGCGCACCGGAGGGACTGGCCGCCGCGGGCGCCTCCGCGCCCGACGACATCCGCGACGCCCTGATCCGGCTGGGTCTGCGGACCGTCGCCGCGTCCGTCCTCGGCACGATGCTGCTGGCGGCGTTGACGTTCCGTTCGACCCGGCGCACGGCCTGGGCCGGGACGCTCGCGCTGGCCATCACCGGCGGCGCGCTGGGCGCCGCCGCGCTCACCGTACGACCCGGCGCGATCGCCGAGCCACGGTACGAGGGGCTGCTGGTCAACGCGCCGACGCTGATCGGCGACGCCCGCCGGATCAGCGACGACTACACGCGCTACGCCGACCAGCTGCAACGGCTCGTCGGCAACGTGGGCAAGTTGTACAGCACGATGTCCGACCTGCCCGTCTACGAGGCCAGCCCGGACACCACCCGGGTGCTGCACGTGTCGGACCTGCACCTCAACCCCGCCGCCTGGCCCGTCATCCGCACCGTGGTCGAGCAGTTCGACATCGATCTCGTCATCGACACCGGCGACATCACCGACTGGGGCAGCGAGCCGGAGACCGCGTACGTGTCGACGATCCGGCAGCTCAAGGTCCCGTACGTCTACATCCGCGGCAACCACGACTCTGCCCGCACCGCCGCCGCCGTCGCCGGTCAACCCAACGCCGTCGTCCTCGACAACACGATCACCGACGTCGCCGGGATCCGCATCGCCGGCATCGGCGACCCCCGTTTCACCCCCGACAAGCAGGAGACCGACGCCGGCCCGTGGGCGGAGGGGGCGACCAGCCCGGCGGCCGCCGGTCAACGGCTCGCCGACACCGTTCGTGCCGCCGGTGGCCCGGTCGACATCGCCCTGGTGCACGATCCGGCGTCGGCCGAGCCGCTCGCCGGAGCGGTGCCGCTGGTCCTCGCCGGGCACACCCACCAGCGCGACGTCCGCATGCTGCCCGCACCCGACGGTGAGCCCGCGACGCGGCTGGCCGTGCAGGGCTCCAGCGGCGGGGCCGGGCTGCGTGGGCTGGAGCACGAGGAGCCCACCCCGCTGGCCATGTCCGTCCTGTACTTCGGCCCCGACCACCGGCTCGAGGCGTACGACGACATCCGCGTGGGCGGCACGGGGCTCGCCCAGGTGAGCCTCGACCGGCGGGTGCTGGACGCGGTCCCGCCGCCGGAGGCGGCCGGCGCGGGGGCGGGGGAGGTTCCGGCGGCGACGCCGTCACCGGCCGCT
- a CDS encoding DUF421 domain-containing protein translates to MTWGKLFIPDTPLPEIILRGSVMYLTLFLLLRVLLKRESGATSATDLLVIVLIADAAQNGLADDYTSITDGVVLVAVIIGWSYVLDAISYRWPAAARLIRPGSLLLVRDGRMLRRNMRRELITEDELQTQLRQHGVQDLAQVREVRMESDGRFSVIPRDDPPVTRRG, encoded by the coding sequence GTGACATGGGGGAAGCTGTTCATACCGGATACCCCGCTGCCGGAGATCATCCTCCGCGGCAGCGTCATGTACCTCACCCTGTTCCTGCTACTGCGCGTCCTGTTGAAGCGGGAGAGCGGTGCGACCAGCGCCACCGACCTGCTCGTCATCGTGCTCATCGCCGACGCGGCGCAGAACGGCCTGGCCGACGACTACACCTCGATCACCGACGGGGTCGTCCTCGTCGCCGTCATCATCGGCTGGTCGTACGTCCTCGACGCCATCTCCTACCGGTGGCCTGCGGCCGCCCGCCTGATCCGCCCCGGCTCACTGCTGCTGGTCCGCGACGGCAGGATGCTGCGTCGCAACATGCGCCGGGAGCTGATCACCGAGGACGAGCTGCAGACCCAGCTGCGCCAACACGGCGTCCAGGACCTCGCCCAGGTGCGGGAGGTCCGCATGGAGTCCGACGGCCGCTTCAGCGTCATCCCGCGTGACGACCCGCCGGTCACCCGTCGCGGTTGA
- a CDS encoding TspO/MBR family protein translates to MRPPHWITTGVAVAATAAAGSVSTDPSSRWYRRLRKPRWQPPPAAFPLVWTPLYGLIAVAGTRTLNRTGGAERAAFTRAYALNLALNAGWTVLFFRARRPTAALAEIAALNVSNLVVLRRAARTDRLSGLALAPYAAWTMFATALNGTIVALNRDG, encoded by the coding sequence ATGCGACCCCCGCACTGGATCACGACCGGCGTCGCCGTCGCCGCCACGGCCGCCGCCGGCAGCGTGTCCACCGACCCGTCATCGCGTTGGTACCGGCGTCTGCGCAAGCCCCGCTGGCAGCCGCCACCCGCCGCGTTCCCCCTGGTCTGGACCCCGCTGTACGGGCTGATCGCGGTGGCCGGAACCCGGACGCTGAACCGCACCGGTGGCGCCGAACGGGCTGCCTTCACCCGCGCGTACGCGCTGAATCTGGCTCTCAACGCCGGCTGGACCGTGCTGTTCTTCCGGGCCCGCAGGCCCACGGCCGCGCTGGCCGAGATCGCCGCGCTGAACGTCTCCAACCTGGTCGTGCTGCGGCGCGCCGCCCGCACCGATCGGCTCTCCGGTCTCGCGCTGGCCCCCTACGCCGCGTGGACGATGTTCGCCACCGCGCTCAACGGGACCATCGTGGCCCTCAACCGCGACGGGTGA
- a CDS encoding OBAP family protein: MPSQRRDSPLRPPGESTSLWHQGLNLGAKVLQESTPLKGFDAYVVGFHPARDDPAMQMEAHHYCRQVNDDFLQCVLFDGNTAEANLIGVEYIVSERLYGTLPESEHRYWHPHNFEVLGGSLIAPGLPEPAERALMAMLMNSYGKTWHTWHTGRHDTGPGDALPLGDPMLMWSFNRDGQCDPALERHRNEALAVDRAEKRAARAGLVERAHPQNGVALLDSAFPGGTPLPGVVDRSAAG; the protein is encoded by the coding sequence GTGCCGAGCCAGCGCCGCGACAGCCCGCTCCGACCACCCGGCGAGTCGACCAGCCTCTGGCACCAGGGGTTGAACCTCGGGGCGAAGGTCCTGCAGGAGTCGACGCCGCTGAAGGGCTTCGACGCGTACGTCGTCGGCTTCCACCCGGCCCGGGACGACCCGGCGATGCAGATGGAGGCCCACCACTACTGCCGGCAGGTCAACGACGACTTCCTGCAGTGCGTGCTGTTCGACGGCAACACCGCCGAGGCGAACCTCATCGGCGTGGAGTACATCGTCTCCGAGCGGTTGTACGGGACGCTGCCGGAGAGCGAACACCGTTACTGGCATCCGCACAACTTCGAGGTGCTCGGCGGGTCGCTGATCGCCCCCGGGCTGCCCGAGCCGGCCGAGCGGGCGCTGATGGCGATGCTGATGAACAGCTACGGCAAGACCTGGCACACCTGGCACACCGGCCGCCACGACACCGGCCCGGGCGACGCCCTGCCGCTGGGCGACCCGATGCTGATGTGGTCGTTCAACCGGGACGGGCAGTGCGACCCGGCGCTGGAACGGCACCGCAACGAGGCCCTGGCCGTCGACCGCGCCGAGAAGCGGGCCGCTCGTGCGGGCCTGGTCGAGCGCGCCCACCCGCAGAACGGGGTCGCGCTGCTCGACTCGGCCTTTCCGGGAGGCACACCGCTGCCGGGGGTCGTGGACCGCTCCGCGGCCGGCTGA